In Cheilinus undulatus linkage group 3, ASM1832078v1, whole genome shotgun sequence, the genomic window TTTTTGCTCTGCATTGCAAATGAATCTCCATCTCTTCCTGTCTTTTAAACAGCAAAATGAGCAGCATGCACACAGCAAAAGCATGAATCCTCCTCTTAGGATATGCAAATGTCTTGCTTAGTCACATAAGAATATCAAACCACGATTTGCTTCCTTAAAGATATCTGATAgcctgcctcattttcctcttctGCATAAGAAATTGCTACAAACCTCACTGCATTAGCCACGTCTCTTACTGTCATTTTAATATGCAGTAAATTGTTTCATGTCCCACAAAATATGTGAGGAATTGGTGTGTTGGTATGCAGCCATACAAGGCCATGTATGACAGAATGGCTGTGTGACTGATGACGAACCTGCATGCTATAATTTTAAATACTCGTACATTGCACATGCACTGCTTTAAAACCTTGTCATGTCCTTTATAATAAACAGAGGACAGTATtagtgaaaatatatttaataattaAACATAGCACAGTAAGTTACACAAAAGGAATGCAAAACAGATGAGTGAGAGTGGATCCTTAGAATATAAAGGTCAGACCTACTGCAAAGTTTGAGTTCCCTCCTCAACAGCAGCAAGTTCATCGTGAGGGAATGCATGGAGGGCTACGACACAAACACACGGCTGTAACAGTTCAGGTTTCTGCAGGGCCAGAGAGTCTCTGCAGACTGTACGAGATGGTCCAGTATCAGGAGCATCCTCTCAGAGCTGTTTGGAATGTGGCCCCATCCAAGAGATACAAACTAAGAGTCCCAGAGTTGTGCAGGGCTGCCGCCTGGTCATTCCTCCTGAGTGCTTTCTGAGTGGGAGCTCGAGCCTTCTGATGGGGGGTCAGTGTCAGCGGCAGATCTCTCCAGTTCAGAGAGCTGCTCGCTGCTGGGGATGGAGTTCTTCTTTGGACGGCCTTTTGGTTTAGTTGGAGACTCCAGGCCTCCTCCCTGCAGAACCTGGCAGGAGGAACGAAAGCAGATAAGACAGGTGGAAGTTTCTGGGGCAAGAGTAGATGACCTATGTGACCCTGAGCAAGTGACCATCTAaaacaacatgtaaaaatatagCATTGGACATTTAATTCATGCCATGTTATATTTTTTCACCATGTATAAATGTAAAGATATAATGCATTTTATGCAACCTTTAAAGGAGTGGATCTACTCTTAAGTATTTAAATTTTGCTGCTggtgtgtgtacatgtgtgagACTGTGTGAGCGTTAaatgccattcttctttgtgtcACTCTGCATCGtatgcaaataaaataaaaaaaaggtacaTATATTCTAAAATATCAGTGTCTCCTGgctgttcattttatttctctCCTGCAGCTGGTGTGGGCCATTTAACAATTCAGTCACTGCATTAGATAGCAACTTCTTTAGAAATAATACCAAGTGTAAATATGTCCTTTTTATTGTAATGTTTCATTATGCCTTAGCTAGATAATGCTACAACTATAACATCATCATCAGTTATAATCAAAATAAAGAATTACTTACAATTTTCTTCCATTTCATCCTCCTGTTCTGGTACCATGTTTTCACCTGCAGCTGGCTGAGGCCCAAAGACTCAGCGAGGTCTATTCTGGAAGGAACAAACAGGAAACCATTTCAAACCAGATTTCCACTTAAGAATAATTTACAGTTCACTGACAGTTTTCTGAAATAATCCAATACAATAGACTGTATAAATAAAGCaatcaaaaccataactttatGACTCATGTTACTGTCTGGTGCtactttaataatttactttacatatactgcaaaaacaaaacaacataagTGTAATCAATACTGTTTAAAACCATAGAAAGTAGGCTATTTTTCATttccctctttattttttaactgatatGTTCTGGCCTATTTTCGACCACTTTAAGGCAGATAATAAAGAAAAGGGCAGCTAAAAGAAGACGTTGGCGTTGGGGGAACGAAGGCCTTAAGCTGAACTTAACACACAtggaacaaaaatacatttcataaaTAGACCTACTCATCCCTGACCCTACAAATATGGTAGATGCGTTGCACTGGTTTGACCTGGGGTTGTTACCTGACCTCAATGAATCCTGTTAAGCTTTTCCCGCCACCTGCCCTCCAAACAGGCTATCCTACGCATTTCATATGTTTCTTTTGTAAATAACAGACAACAGCCTTGTGGCTGTGTGTAAACTCACCTATCAGGCGTGGACAGATACTTCTGCTTCTCGAAGCGTTTCTCCAGGCCCATGAGCTGCAGCTCGGTGAACACTGTGCGGCTACGGCGCCCTTTCTTGGTCTTGCTGCCCCCGTCGGCTCCGTGCTCAAGTTTCCCGCGGAGGTGCAGGTCCAGCGGCAGGTGGTGGGACGCCGCGCCGACCTGCAGGCCCGGAGCTGCGGAGAGCAGCGGGGAGCCGAGCGGGGAGCCCAGTGAGCAGGACAGCGGGGAGATGGGGAACTTCAAAAGGCTGGTCTGGTCTTTTAGCACTACATAGAGGATTAGCAAGAAGACACAGGAGGAGAAACTTTAATGAGGCCGAGGTAAGGTTTCTATTTTCTTCAAGTTTTAGGCTATTTTACTCTGTGCGGAAGGACACATCATAGCAGCAGCTTTCAGCGATGACAAGCAATTTGATTACACAAACAACGTTTGTTTGATGGGAGTGTAATGACCTTATAAGAGGGCATTTGCTATCTAAATATACAGACTCTTGGGTTAAAGTTCAAGCACGTGCGGCAGCAGTGGGATCCATACTGTTAGAGCTAGTGTTTCTTAACTGAACTGAAAAAGATTTTATGTAGCCtaattatgaaaaatacatcagctagattttttttccatgaaaaaatgaataaaaaaacattttcaacacgATTGAACAAACgcagaaaaataaatgaggTAAATAGTGTATatgtaattacatttttatcaggTCAGTATAGACGAAGTAATATTATTTTATGTCAACATGCGTTTACAGGGTGCGTTTTTGGATGCAGGTCTATATGTGGCCTGATTTGAGTAGACCTATAAATAAGGcttaaataaaagtgttttgtggatgttttctgtttttttatgatcTCTATTAAAAATCTGATAACATGGTTTATACAAAGACCAAAAAATGGCTTTTCATCGGTGCCACCACAAAGGCcttgtttgcaataaaaaaagagaaagagaagaaaaacacgTCGTAAGTGAAACTATATATATTACGCTATTACATACATAACATTACAGCATGCCTAAATGGTGCAATATTTATTCTTTATCTTTCGTTTTGAGCGATAAACTAAACAATGAACACTGCGCTCTTATAGCAAATATGACTATTATATTTGCTTCAATAAAGCCATATAAACTCTATCAACCAtattaaattgttgttttattatttttatggaaaACATGAGCGTTTTCTTTAAGAATAAAACCCTGCAAAGAAGATTATTTTTCCTAAAG contains:
- the barx1 gene encoding homeobox protein BarH-like 1, whose product is MQHPLDLGAHYYPPEVHPDHRTHRYRSFMIEEILTDHPEHKASAPAGEFLKFGVHALLSTRPFHNQLVLKDQTSLLKFPISPLSCSLGSPLGSPLLSAAPGLQVGAASHHLPLDLHLRGKLEHGADGGSKTKKGRRSRTVFTELQLMGLEKRFEKQKYLSTPDRIDLAESLGLSQLQVKTWYQNRRMKWKKIVLQGGGLESPTKPKGRPKKNSIPSSEQLSELERSAADTDPPSEGSSSHSESTQEE